In Nicotiana tabacum cultivar K326 chromosome 19, ASM71507v2, whole genome shotgun sequence, one DNA window encodes the following:
- the LOC107794300 gene encoding ent-kaurenoic acid oxidase 2-like isoform X2 → MALIGLIVSILCVILGLKWVLGSVNVWYFEKLKLSDKKRLSLPRAVFSLSLPPGDLGWPFIGTMWSFLRAFKSSNPDSFISSFVSRFGRTGMYKTLMFGSPSVIVTTAEACRRVLTDDEAFKPGWPTSTMKLIGKKSFIGISYEEHKWLRKLTAAPVNGHEALSMYIKYIEENVISALEKWATMGQIEFLTQLRRLTFRIIMHIFLSSGSEQVMDALEREYTTLNYGVRAMAINLPGFAYHKAFKARKKLVEIFQSIVDDRRERREKRGPGEKKDMMDILLEVEDENGRKLNDEEIIDVLVMYLNAGHESSGHITMWATYFLQKHPEIFKKAKAEQEAIVKNRPCDQKGVTLKEIRQMDYLSKVIDETLRVVTFSFVVFREAKKDFMINGYTIPKGWKVLVWFRSVHLDPEIYDDPLEFNPSRWDGLTPKAGTFLPFGAGSRLCPGNDLAKLEISIFLHYFLLDYELERENPSCPLMYLPHCRPKDNCLGRVKRVLSTTNA, encoded by the exons ATGGCTTTAATTGGATTGATTGTGAGCATATTGTgtgtgattttggggttgaaatgggTACTTGGAAGTGTAAATGTTTGGTACTTTGAAAAATTAAAGTTGAGTGACAAGAAGAGGTTATCATTGCCTagggctgtatttt cattaTCATTGCCACCAGGTGATTTAGGTTGGCCTTTCATTGGTACTATGTGGTCCTTCCTCAGAGCTTTCAAGTCCAGCAATCCTGATTCTTTCATCTCTTCCTTTGTTTCCAg ATTCGGACGAACAGGAATGTACAAGACATTGATGTTTGGTAGTCCAAGTGTTATTGTTACAACAGCAGAAGCTTGCAGGAGAGTTTTAACTGATGATGAAGCCTTCAAGCCTGGTTGGCCTACTTCTACAATGAAACTCATTGGGAAAAAATCATTTATTGGCATTTCATATGAAGAACACAAATGGTTAAGGAAACTAACTGCAGCACCTGTTAACGGGCACGAGGCGTTGTCAATGTACATAAAATATATTGAAGAAAATGTAATATCAGCTTTGGAGAAATGGGCAACCATGGGACAAATTGAGTTCTTAACACAGCTAAGAAGGCTTACTTTTCGGATTATCATGCACATTTTTCTTAGCTCTGGAAGTGAACAAGTTATGGATGCCTTAGAAAGGGAATACACAACTCTCAATTATGGTGTTAGAGCTATGGCTATCAACTTGCCAGGATTTGCTTATCATAAAGCTTTCAAG GCGCGTAAAAAGCTTGTGGAAATCTTCCAATCGATCGTGGATGATAGAAGGGAGAGGAGGGAAAAAAGAGGGCCAGGAGAGAAGAAAGACATGATGGATATTCTATTAGAAGTTGAGGATGAGAATGGAAGGAAATTGAATGATGAGGAGATTATTGATGTTTTGGTAATGTATCTTAATGCTGGTCATGAATCTTCTGGTCATATTACAATGTGGGCTACCTATTTTCTTCAGAAACATCCTGAAATCTTCAAAAAAGCTAAG GCAGAGCAAGAGGCTATTGTGAAAAATAGGCCATGTGATCAAAAGGGTGTGACACTCAAGGAAATTAGGCAGATGGACTACCTTTCAAAG GTGATCGACGAAACGCTTCGTGTGGTTACCTTCTCCTTTGTAGTCTTTAGGGAAGCAAAGAAAGATTTCATGATTAATG GTTATACCATTCCAAAAGGATGGAAAGTCTTGGTGTGGTTTAGGTCTGTTCATTTAGATCCTGAAATCTATGATGATCCATTGGAGTTTAATCCTTCAAGATGGGAT GGACTTACACCAAAGGCAGGAACATTCCTTCCTTTTGGAGCAGGAAGCAGATTGTGCCCAGGAAATGACCTTGCCAAGCTTGAAATATCTATTTTTCTCCATTATTTTCTTCTAGATTATGA GCTTGAAAGGGAAAACCCTTCTTGCCCCTTGATGTATTTGCCTCATTGTAGGCCTAAAGATAACTGTTTGGGCAGAGTAAAAAGAGTCTTATCAACTACAAATGCATAG
- the LOC107794301 gene encoding uncharacterized protein LOC107794301, whose protein sequence is MDLPPEELQHLSLPSILKESIAIPKRSPQTFYRITLSLILPLSFAILGHSFFTHPILDQLHENPRSSHASQWTKLLFFQFCYLVFLLAFSLLSTAAVVFTVASLYTSKQVSFSSIITAIPSILRRLFITFIWVFLSMLVYNAVLSFFIVLMLIVFESKNSVTLFLISVFVLSVFFLIVHVYLSALWHLASVVTVLEPIQGVTALKKSYELLKGKMRIAAVMVLGYLVIFGLISSGFSAIVVDGGAHEEHEASYSIFARILIGGILIGVLVVVILVGLLVQSLFYYVCKSYHNERIDKSALYSHLGGYLGEYYEPLKGNMQIDDSLEVEMKGGETA, encoded by the coding sequence ATGGATCTGCCACCAGAAGAGCTTCAACACTTAAGCTTACCATCAATTTTGAAGGAATCAATTGCCATACCAAAGAGATCTCCACAAACTTTTTACCGTATAACTCTCAGCTTAATCTTGCCACTCTCTTTTGCAATCTTGGGTCATTCCTTTTTCACTCATCCAATTCTTGATCAGCTCCATGAAAATCCAAGATCCTCTCACGCTTCTCAATGGACCAAACTCCTCTTCTTCCAATTCTGCTACTTGGTTTTCCTCTTGGCTTTTTCTCTCCTTTCAACTGCTGCTGTTGTTTTCACTGTCGCCTCACTTTACACTTCAAAGCAAGTATCTTTCTCCTCTATAATCACTGCTATTCCTAGCATCTTGCGACGTCTGTTCATAACTTTCATATGGGTTTTTCTATCCATGCTTGTTTACAACGCTGTCTTGTCCTTTTTCATTGTGCTCATGTTAATTGTCTTTGAAAGCAAGAACAGTGTAACTCTGTTTCTCATCTCTGTTTTTGTCCTCTCTGTTTTCTTCCTCATAGTGCATGTTTATTTAAGTGCCTTATGGCATCTTGCTAGTGTTGTTACTGTTCTTGAACCAATCCAAGGGGTTACTGCTTTAAAGAAAAGTTATGAATTATTAAAGGGAAAGATGAGGATTGCAGCTGTAATGGTTTTAGGATATTTGGTTATTTTTGGTCTGATTAGCAGTGGTTTTAGTGCAATTGTTGTAGATGGTGGTGCACATGAGGAACATGAGGCTAGTTACAGTATATTTGCTAGGATTTTGATTGGAGGGATCTTGATTGGTGTGCTTGTGGTTGTGATTTTGGTGGGGCTTTTGGTTCAAAGCTTGTTTTACTATGTGTGTAAGAGTTATCATAATGAGAGGATTGATAAGAGTGCTTTGTATAGTCATCTTGGTGGGTATTTGGGAGAGTATTATGAGCCTCTCAAAGGGAACATGCAAATTGATGATAGCTTGGAGGTGGAGATGAAAGGTGGAGAAACTGCTTGA
- the LOC107794300 gene encoding ent-kaurenoic acid oxidase 1-like isoform X1, giving the protein MYKTLMFGSPSVIVTTAEACRRVLTDDEAFKPGWPTSTMKLIGKKSFIGISYEEHKWLRKLTAAPVNGHEALSMYIKYIEENVISALEKWATMGQIEFLTQLRRLTFRIIMHIFLSSGSEQVMDALEREYTTLNYGVRAMAINLPGFAYHKAFKARKKLVEIFQSIVDDRRERREKRGPGEKKDMMDILLEVEDENGRKLNDEEIIDVLVMYLNAGHESSGHITMWATYFLQKHPEIFKKAKAEQEAIVKNRPCDQKGVTLKEIRQMDYLSKVIDETLRVVTFSFVVFREAKKDFMINGYTIPKGWKVLVWFRSVHLDPEIYDDPLEFNPSRWDGLTPKAGTFLPFGAGSRLCPGNDLAKLEISIFLHYFLLDYELERENPSCPLMYLPHCRPKDNCLGRVKRVLSTTNA; this is encoded by the exons ATGTACAAGACATTGATGTTTGGTAGTCCAAGTGTTATTGTTACAACAGCAGAAGCTTGCAGGAGAGTTTTAACTGATGATGAAGCCTTCAAGCCTGGTTGGCCTACTTCTACAATGAAACTCATTGGGAAAAAATCATTTATTGGCATTTCATATGAAGAACACAAATGGTTAAGGAAACTAACTGCAGCACCTGTTAACGGGCACGAGGCGTTGTCAATGTACATAAAATATATTGAAGAAAATGTAATATCAGCTTTGGAGAAATGGGCAACCATGGGACAAATTGAGTTCTTAACACAGCTAAGAAGGCTTACTTTTCGGATTATCATGCACATTTTTCTTAGCTCTGGAAGTGAACAAGTTATGGATGCCTTAGAAAGGGAATACACAACTCTCAATTATGGTGTTAGAGCTATGGCTATCAACTTGCCAGGATTTGCTTATCATAAAGCTTTCAAG GCGCGTAAAAAGCTTGTGGAAATCTTCCAATCGATCGTGGATGATAGAAGGGAGAGGAGGGAAAAAAGAGGGCCAGGAGAGAAGAAAGACATGATGGATATTCTATTAGAAGTTGAGGATGAGAATGGAAGGAAATTGAATGATGAGGAGATTATTGATGTTTTGGTAATGTATCTTAATGCTGGTCATGAATCTTCTGGTCATATTACAATGTGGGCTACCTATTTTCTTCAGAAACATCCTGAAATCTTCAAAAAAGCTAAG GCAGAGCAAGAGGCTATTGTGAAAAATAGGCCATGTGATCAAAAGGGTGTGACACTCAAGGAAATTAGGCAGATGGACTACCTTTCAAAG GTGATCGACGAAACGCTTCGTGTGGTTACCTTCTCCTTTGTAGTCTTTAGGGAAGCAAAGAAAGATTTCATGATTAATG GTTATACCATTCCAAAAGGATGGAAAGTCTTGGTGTGGTTTAGGTCTGTTCATTTAGATCCTGAAATCTATGATGATCCATTGGAGTTTAATCCTTCAAGATGGGAT GGACTTACACCAAAGGCAGGAACATTCCTTCCTTTTGGAGCAGGAAGCAGATTGTGCCCAGGAAATGACCTTGCCAAGCTTGAAATATCTATTTTTCTCCATTATTTTCTTCTAGATTATGA GCTTGAAAGGGAAAACCCTTCTTGCCCCTTGATGTATTTGCCTCATTGTAGGCCTAAAGATAACTGTTTGGGCAGAGTAAAAAGAGTCTTATCAACTACAAATGCATAG